A part of Methanobacterium bryantii genomic DNA contains:
- a CDS encoding metal ABC transporter ATP-binding protein — protein sequence MASKVVEISNVSKKFGKLSVLHDINLIVNEKDLMAIIGPNGGGKSTLIKIIMGILTPDTGEVKIFDREPKKSRKLMGYLPQHVAFDPDFPINVFDTVLSGRYHGLFKGYKKSDEKAVKKALKNVEIYKLRDRQINEISGGQMQRVFIARSIVREPKLLLMDEPMASIDPEMQNSFYKLLSRLNDKMTIILISHDVGAVSAHVDKIACLNRELFYHGSVEGSAKGLEEVYKCPLELISHGIPHRVLGKHEK from the coding sequence ATGGCTTCAAAAGTAGTTGAAATTAGCAATGTTTCAAAAAAATTTGGCAAATTATCAGTTCTTCATGATATTAACCTCATTGTAAATGAAAAAGATTTAATGGCAATAATAGGCCCAAACGGAGGTGGAAAAAGTACTCTCATTAAAATCATCATGGGGATCCTGACACCAGACACCGGTGAAGTCAAAATCTTCGACAGGGAACCTAAAAAATCCAGAAAATTAATGGGATATCTACCGCAGCATGTTGCTTTTGATCCTGATTTTCCTATAAACGTTTTTGACACAGTACTTTCCGGCAGATATCACGGATTATTTAAAGGTTACAAAAAAAGCGATGAAAAAGCAGTCAAAAAAGCTTTAAAAAACGTGGAAATTTACAAATTAAGAGATAGACAAATAAATGAAATCTCAGGGGGACAAATGCAGAGGGTTTTTATAGCTCGTTCCATTGTAAGAGAGCCTAAACTTCTCCTTATGGATGAACCCATGGCCAGTATAGATCCTGAAATGCAAAATTCGTTCTACAAATTATTATCCCGTTTGAATGATAAAATGACTATAATCTTAATAAGTCATGATGTAGGGGCAGTTTCGGCCCATGTTGATAAAATAGCATGTCTTAACCGTGAATTATTTTATCACGGTTCAGTGGAAGGTTCTGCAAAAGGATTAGAAGAGGTTTATAAATGTCCTCTTGAACTTATAAGCCATGGTATTCCCCACAGAGTTCTGGGAAAACATGAAAAATAA